One Ancylobacter novellus DSM 506 genomic window, TCAAGCAGGCCGCAGAGCCTATCGCCCTCGCGCTCGCCGCCGAACTCGCCGCCGGTCGCGTGTTCAAGAATGGCGCACTTGTCAGTGGCGCGCTGAAGCACCCTGGCAAGCTCTCCGATCCGGCTTTCGAGCGGCTCAAGGCCAGCCTCGCCGAGAAGGAGGGCGCCGAGAATGCCGGCAAGAACCTCATCCTCGAGGAGGGTATGGATTGGGCGTCTGTGTCCTCCAGTGCGAAAGACGCCCAGCTGATCGAGATCCGCAAGATGCAGATCGAGGAGATCGGCCGCGCAACCGGCGTGCCGCGCCCGTTGCTGATGATGGATGACACCAGCTGGGGTTCCGGCATTGCCGAGCTCGGCCGCTTCTTCGTGCAGTTCGCGCTCACCCCGTGGTTCGAAGCCTGGCAGCAGGCCTGCGAACGCACGCTCCTCTCCGACGCGGAGGCGGACGCGCTGACGGTGAAGTTCAATGCCGGCGCCCTATTGCGCGGCAGCGTCAAGGACCAAGGCGAGTTCTTCGCCAAGGCGCTCGGCGCCGGCGGTCAGCCCGGATTCATGACGCAGAACGAAGTGCGCGACATGCTCGACATGCCTCGCGTCGAGGGCGGCGATGAACTGAGCAAGGGCGCCATGGGGCACAACGGCGGCCCGGCGCTCGACGATCCGGAAGACGACACGGCCCCAAAGCCGAAACGCTCGCCGAAGAAGGATGAAGGCGATGAAGACTGATCGTCCGCGCGTGATGGCCGCGGCGCGGCCCGATGCCATGCCCCTGCCGATTCGACAGGACGTGCACGCCTTTACCAAGCCGGAAGTGTTCGACCGCTGGTCCGACACCGCCGCCGGCGTGCGCGCCCTCACCGTCGGCGACAACGTCATCACCATGTTCGATGTGATCGGCGAGGACTATTGGTCCGGCGGCGGCGTCACGGCCAAGAAGGTGGCATCGCAGCTGAAGGCGATCGGCGATCGGCCCGTCGAGGTGCAGATCAACAGCCCCGGCGGCGATATGTTCGAAGGCATCGCCATCTTCAACGTGCTGCGCGAGCACCCGCAGGACATCACGGTGAAGGTGATGGGCATGGCGGCCTCGGCGGCCTCAATCATCGCCATGGCCGGCGATCATGTCGAAATGGGCGCCGCGTCCTTCCTGATGATCCATAATTGCTGGGTGCTGGCTATCGGCAACCGGCACGACATGCGCGAGACCGCCGAGTGGCTGGAGCCCTTCGACCAGGCGATGGTCGACCTCTACGCCGCACGCACCAGCCAGAAGCCCGCCGACATCGCCAAGTGGATGGACGCCGAGACCTATATGTCGGGCTCGCAGGCCGTCGAGCGTGGCTTCGCGGACGCACTGCTGGCGTCCGACCAGATCACCACCGACGAGAAGGCGCAGTCCGCCGACCGCAACATCAACGAGCTGCGCGCCATGGAACTGCAGCTCGTCTCCGCGGGCATGTCGCGCTCTGCCGCGCGCGCCCGCATCAACAAGATCAAGGGCACGCCAGGCGCTGCCCCGAACGACCCCACGCCGGGCGCTGGGGAAGACGACTGGTCCGGCATTGCCGACCTCATCGCAACCCTCCGCACCTCATAGGAGCTACCCATGCGGACCTTCCTTTACGTGGCGCTTGCCTGCGCCGCGGTGCTGGCGCTCGGCCATATCCTTCCCGCCGATGCTTCCCCGCTCACCCACGGCGTCGCCATGGCGGTCTTCGCCATGCCCGCCGCCAAGCCGCGCCTGCCGCGTATCGCCGTCGAGACCACCATGCTGCGGCCCGTGCCGCGCGCGGTGAAGGCGATGCCGCGCGCCGACGTGAGCGACCCCAAGGCCATGATCGCGGCCCTGCAGAAGGCGTTCGACGACTTCAAGGCGGCGAACGACGAGAAGCTGAAGGGCAAGGCCGATGTGGTGCTCGACGAGAAGGTCGATCGCATCAACTCGGCGGTCGACGGCTTCCAGAAGGCGATCGATGATCTCAATGCCAAGCTGGCCGCCCAGGCCGCCGGCGGCAGCGTCATCGGCGACCTGCCGGCCGACCCGGAATATGTCGCCGCCTTCAAGGCGCACATGCGCAAGGGCGACGTGCAGGCAGCCATCAGCAAGGGCGTGGATTCGGAGGGTGGCTATCTGGCCCCCGTCGAATGGGATCGCACTATCACCGGCAAGCTGAAGGAGGTCTCGCCCATCCGCGACAATGCCCGCGTGATGAGCATCACCACCTCCGGCTTCAAGAAGCTGTTCACCGATCGCGCCGTCGGCTCCGGCTGGGTCGGCGAGACGGCGGCCCGCCCGGCCACCTCGACCCCGGCCTTCGCGATCCTCGACTTCGTTCCGGGCGAGATCTACGCCAATCCGGCGATCACGCAGCAGGCGCTGGACGATGCGGCGATCGATCTGGAGCAGTGGCTCGCGGGCGAGGTCAACACCGAGTTCGCGCGTCAGGAAGGCATCGCCTTCCTCTCCGGCAACGGCACCAACAAGCCGTTCGGCATCCTCACCTATGTGACCGGCGCCGCCAACGCCGCCAAGCATCCGTGGGGTGCCATCGAGGTGGTGAACAGCGGCGCCGCCGCGGCTCTCACTTCCGACGGCTTCATCAGCCTGTTCTACAGCGTGCCGACCGCCTATCGCTCCGGTGCCAAGCTCTACACCAACCGCCAGACCATGGCGGCGGCGCGCAAGCTGAAGGACGGCCAGGACAACTATCTCTGGCAGCCCTCCTATGCGCAGGGCCAGCCGGCGACGCTGGCGGGCGAGCCGATCGTCGAGATCCCCGACATGCCCGCCGTGGCCGCCGACGCCATCGCGGCGCTCTACGGCAACATGGAGGAGACCTATCTGGTCGTCGACCGGATCGGCATCCGCGTGCTGCGCGATCCCTACACCAACAAGCCCTTCGTGCACTTCTACACCACGAAGCGGGTCGGCGGCGGCGTCTTCAATCCGGAGCCCATGCGCGCTCTGAAGATCGCGGCTGCGGCCTAGTCGGCACTCGCAAGCCTTGGCGGCGGACCACGGCCCGCCGTCCTTTCCTTCCCATAGGAGGCCAACATGGCAGTAAAGAAGGCCGGCACCGCCCGGACGGTGCCCGTGACCGTCGCCGCTCCGCAGCAGGCGGCCACCATCCCCGCCGCCACATCCTTCGCGCCTTCTGGCGCGCCGGAGCAGACCGTGCCGGATGTCGACCCGAAGCACGCCGCGATCGATGACAACCCGCGAGCGAACACGTCCGTCGAACAGAACCGGATCGACTTTAACGATCCGACGCTGTCCGGCTCCGAGGCGGTCGCGAATAACCTCAAGGGCGAGGGTTGACCCATGCCCAACGTCGTCGTCACCGAAACCGGCCCTCTGCTGTCCCTCGAAGAGGTCAAGCAGCACCTGCGCGTCGATCACGGTGACGACGACGCGCTCATCACCACGTACATGGATGCCGCCGTCCTGCATGTGCTGATGTACTGCAACCTGTCTCTGGTGCCTCTGGGCGCCGAGGCTCAATTCAAGGTCGCTGCGCTCATGACCGCGGCGGACTTCTACGACAACCGAGCCGAGGTCGCGCCCGGCCCTGTCGCTTCGGTGCCACTGCCGGCCAGTGCGCGCCGTCTTGTCGACCCATATCGACATCTGCGAGTTTAGCCATGCCAGCCGCCGGCGACCTGCGCGAGCGGGTGCATTTCCAGTCGCGCGAGATGATCGACGACGGCTATGGCAACGAGCAATCGGGGCCGTGGACGACGCGCTTCACGGTCGCCGCCGGCTTCCGGCCGCTGCGCGGCGGCGAGGCGGTGATGGCCTCGCGGCTGGAGAGCCGGCAGCCCTACATCGTCACCGTGCGGCAGAGCAGCGACACGCGCGGCGTGTCGACCGACTGGCGCATCGTCGACGCGCGGAACACGGGGCGGGTTTTCGCCATCAGTGCCGCGCCGACCGATCCGGATGGAAAGCGCGCCTGGCTGGAAATACTCGCCATTGAGGGGATGCCGAGTTGATGCCGTGGGTGCGCTTCATCGCCGACTTCGACTTCAAGCCGAAACCGGCCATCACCATCGCCTATCGCGCCGGCTTCGTCGGTTTGGTATCGCGCAGCTGTGCCGCGAAGGCCAAGGCGAGAGGGCTCGCCATCCCCGTCAGTCGACCCGGTTCGCGTCGCAACGATGAGGTCGCCGCCGATGGCAAGGTCTAGCATCGTCGGCCTCGCCAAGCTGCACCGGAAGATCGCAAAGCTGCCGGAACAGGCGCGCACGGATATCCGCGCGGCAATGGAGAAGGTGGCGGAGCAAATCGTGGACTTGGCCCGGTCACTCGTGCCGACCGTCAGCGGCGATCTCCGCGACAGCATCGGGTGGACGTGGGGACGTCCGCCGCGCGGGTCGATCTCGCTGGGCACGGTGGCCCGGGCAAAGCTCGGCGCCAGCATGACGATCACGATCTATGCCGGCAATGACGAGGCCTTCTATGCCCGCTGGGTCGAGTTCGGCACGGCGGCTCACGTCAATGGAGGGTTGTTCGCCGGCACCCGCAACCCGGGCACGCAGGCCCGGCCGTTCTTCTACCCCGCCTTTCGGGCTCACCGGCGCATAGCGCGCCGCGAGGTGCGCAAGGCCATCCGTTCGGCGGCCCGCAAGGTGGCGAAGCAATGATTGACCCGGTGCTGGAGCTTCAGGGGGTGATCACCGCCCGCCTGAAGGCCAATGACGATCTGCGCGCTCTGATCGACCGCCGCGTCTATGACAGCGTGCCCCGTGACCGCGATGGCGGCGTTACGGCCAAGTTCCCCTACGTGTCCTTCGGCCCGACGACCGAATTGCAGGACGACGCCGACTGCATCGCCGCGACCGAGTTCACGCTGCAGATCGACGCCTGGTCGCGCGAGCCCGGTTTTCCCGAGGTCCGACGGATCGCCAAGGCCGTCAAGGCGGCGCTGCACGAACAAGAGATCACCCTCGCGGAGAATGCGCTCGCCACCTTCGAATGGTGGCGGGCCGACGTGATCCGCGCGCCCGACGGCATTACCAGCCATGCCGCGATCACCTTTCGCGGCGTGATCGAGCAGTCCTGATCGATCTCACTCGATTTACTCGGCCCGCTTCGGCGGGCTTTTTTCATGGAGGGCCAGATGGCCAAACCGACCACCATGAAGGGCGGGCAGGTCCGCGTCCTTATCGGCAATGACGAAGATCCCATCGTCTACGCCGCGCCCTGCGGCTTCACCGAGCGGTCGGTGACGCTGTCGAAGAACCTCGAGGAGGTGGTGATCCCCGACTGCGACGATCCCGACGCGGTGGACTGGGTCGGCCGCGACGCCTCGTCGCTCAGCATGGCGATCTCCGGCGAGGGCGTCATGGCCGAGCAGTCGGTCGAGACTTGGCTCGATGCCTGGGAGAATCCGAACTCGGTTCCGGTGAAGGTCGAATGGGGGTTCCCCAACAAGACCATCACCTGGACCGGGCTGATGCATGTCGAGAGCATCGAGGCCACCGGCGCCAACGGCCAGCGGGTGCGCAAGAGCATCAGCATGCAGTCGGATGGCGAGATGGCCCGCGTGGTCACGCCCAATGCGTGACGCCAGCCTGACGCTCGATTGGGCGGACGGCACCTATGCTTTCCGTCTCGGCTGGGCGGAGCTGGAGAAGCTGCAGGAGGCCTGCGACGCCGGCCCCTATGTGGTCCTCCAGCGCCTGCGCACGGGCACCTGGCGGGTCGGCGACGTCGCACATGTCGTTCGCCTCGGCTTGATCGGCGGCGGCATGACGCCTGTCGATGCCCTGAAGAAGGCGCGCGCCTATGTGGAGGCACGCCCGCCGGCAGAAAACCTCCTGCCGGCGCAGGCCATCCTCTCGGCCGGCGTGGTCGGCGCGCCGGAGGAAGACGACGGGTCCGACCGTCCGGCGCCGAACGATGCCGACCGCGTCGATGATCTGCCGAACGGCAAGATTCGCATGGCGACGGTCTACGGCCTCGGTGCCGCCATGGGTTTCACACCGCAGCAGGTCGGGGCGATGAGCCTCTGGCAGTTCATGGCCGCGGTGAAGGGCTACGCCAAGGCGAACAATCCTGACGACGGCAAATCGCTGACGGCGGCCGAGGAAGACGCTCTCTGGGCGGTAGTGGCGGAGGGCTAAGACATGGCGACCGACATCGAAAAGCTCGTGGTGCAGATGTCGGCCGACATCAAGGGTTTCGAGCGCGAGTTGCGCAAGGCGCAGGGCATCGGCGAACGGCGAGCGACGGCGATCGAGCGGCGTTTCCAGCAGATGAACAAGCGCATCTCGGCCTCGCTCGGCTCCAGCGTCTCGCTGGGCGGCCTCGCCGGCGCGGTCGGCCTCGGCATCAGCATCGCCGACTTCGTGGAGACCACGAAGCGCATCGACAGCCTGCGCCAGAGCCTGAAGGCGATCACCGGCTCGGAAGCCGAGGCGGCGCGCGAGATGCAGTTCGTCACCGAGACGGCCGAAAAGCTGGGTCTGGAGCTGCTATCGACCGGCGAGGCCTATGCCTCCCTCATGGCGGCGACGAAGGACACGACGCTGGAAGGCGAGGCCACCCGCGACATCTTCGTTGCCGTGGCGAACGCGATGTCGACGCTGGGCAAAAGCTCGGCCGACACCGAGGCGGCGCTGCTGGCGGTGCAGCAGATGGTGTCGAAAGGCAAGGTGTCGGCCGAGGAGTTGCGCGGCCAGCTTGGGGAGCGCTTGCCCGGCGCCTTCAAGGCGGCGGCCGATGCTCTAGGCATCACCACGGCCGAGCTCGACGAGATGTTGCAGAAGGGGCAGGTGACGGCGGAAGTGCTGCTGCCGCGGCTGGCGAAGCGTCTCGAGGAGCTCTATTCGGTTGACCGCAAGAGCACGCTCACGGCGGAGATCAACCGGCTGAACAATGCGGTAACGGATCTCTACCGCACCCTCGCGGACACCGGCGCGATCGGCCTCGTAACATCCGCGCTCAAGGATCTGGCGAACATCATCAAGGAAATCGCCGCCTACTCGCAGCTTGTCGGCCAAGGGCGGTTCGGCGAGGCCTTCGCCGTCGATCCGGCCGGTGCTGCCCGCATGAAGCTGCGCCTTGGGCAGGGCACGGCGCTTACCGACGACCAGAGCGCCGCGTGGGACCAGGCCTTCGGCATGACCGGCAGCGCGCCTTCCACCGTGACCGTCAACAAGCCGGCTCCGCCGGCGTTCGCGCCGGCGGCGGAGAAACAGCGGCTCGACAGCTACCAGCGGCTCACTGCCGCCATCAAGGAACGCACCGGCGCTATCGAGGCCGAGACCGCAGCACAGGCATCGCTCAACCCGCTGATGAACGACTACGGCTTCGCCGTCGAAAAGGCGCGTGCGGAATATGACCTGCTCACAGCGGCGCAGGAAGCGGGCCTTTCCATCACGCCGGAACTGCGCGCGCAGATCGACACACTGGCAACGGCCTATGCGAACGCCTCGGCCGCGTCGGAACAGCTGCGCGAGAGTCAGGGGCGGCTGCAGCAGGCCGCCGCCGACTTCAATGAGATGGGGCGCGGTGTGCTCTCCGGGTTCATCGCCGATTTCACGAATGCGGAAACCCGAGCCGATGCCCTCAACAACGCCATCGGCCGCATAGTCGACAGCCTTGCTGAGATGGCCCTGAGCAGCGTGTTCAAACCGCAAGGCAGCGGTTCGGGCGGTTTGTTCGGAGCTTTCTTCAGCGCGCTGACCGGCGGCACCTCCGGCACGACGTCCGGTTATGCTGGAGCTTCTGCGCTCTACGACGAGGGTGGCTATACCGGCGATGGCGGCAAGCACGATGTCGCGGGTGCGGTGCATCGCGGCGAGTACGTTTTTTCGAAGGCTGCCGTACAGCGGCTCGGCGCCGATAATCTCGAAATGCTCCACCTTATGGGCAAGAAGGGCTACGCGGATGGTGGTTTTGTCGGCGGCCTTTCCATGCCGCGGATCAGCCGGCGCGGCGGTGCGTCGCGCGGAGCAGGCGCGGTCCTCAGCTTCTCCCCCGTCACCAATATCGACGCCACCGGTTCGCAGGTGAGCCGGCAGGAGATCGCCGGCATGCTGGCACAGCGTGACAAGGCGCTCATGGCAGGCGTGCAGCGGGCCATGCCGGGCTGGATCGTGTCCGCCCGCAAGCGCAACGTAGGGATCTGACGGTGGCCATCACCTATCCGCGCAGCCTGCCGGCCTGCGGCGCCCGTCGGGTCGCGCTCGAACTGTTCGACCCCGTGGTATCCGCCGCGAGCAAGCGGGGGCTGGTGATCAACCGCACGCAGGTAGTCGATCCGCTTTGGCGGCTGCGCGCCGAAACGCACATGTTGCGGCAGCCGGCGGAATGGATTGCTTGGGGCGCCAGTCTCGGCGGTGGCCTCCGCACCTTCCTCGCTTCCGATTCCCGTTACCGCCAGCCGCTGGCCTATCCGAACGCCGGAGTGCCCGGGGATGTCGCAGCCGGTTGGGATGGAACGGCTGATGTCACCGCGCTCGGTTCCGGCGGCGCTCTCTCGCTGGCGCTGCTTCCGTCCAGCTATCAGATCACGGCCGGGGACCGGATCGGGCTGGAGCAGGGATCGCCGCTGCGGCGCGGCTATTACATGGCGCTGGAAGATGTGACCGCGAGCGCCGGCGGCGTCGCCACGGTAACGGTCACCCCATTCCTGCACACCGCCATCTTCACCGCGGCCGCCACGGCGAGGCTATGGCGCCCCTCCGCCGAGTTCGTCCTCGATCCCTCGACGTGGCCCGAAAACCCCGGCGCTTTGCCGCGGTGGTCTTCCTTCAGCTTTGAAGCCTGGCAGACGATATGATCACGCTCCCGTCCGATGTCCTTGCTCTGCTCGACGCGGGCCGGATTTCCATCCGCGGCATGATCCGCTTCGACCTCGGCACCGGCACCTATGGCTTCATCCGCTCAGTGCAGCCGCTCACCTGGTCGGGCGTGACCTACCTGCCCGGTGGCCTGATCTCGGTCTCCGATCTCTCTGCGTCGATGGATGGCTCGGCGCAGGCCTTCACGGTCAAGCTGGCGGCATCGGCGGACGACGGGCTGACGCCGGAGGTGCTGCTGACGATCGAAGCCGAGGATTATCGGGATCGGCCGGTGACGATCTATGACGCCTATTTCCATCCTGACACAGGCGCCCTCTTGCACGTACAGGCCCTGAAGCGGGGCTACATCGACACGATCGACCACATCGACGATCCCGAGGACGGCTACACGCTGGAGGCCAAGTGTGAGAGCCGGGCGCTCGACTACACCCGCACAAATGGGCGCCGCCGCACCGTTGTCGACCAGGCGCGCCGCGCGCCGGGTGACCTCTTCTTCGAGCATACCGCCATGCGCGGCCGTGAAGAAATCTTCTGGGGCCGGGAGAAGGCCGCCGCGCCGCCGCCCCAAGTCCCCCGATCGACAACGCCTCGCCGGCGCTGAAAGCGGATCACTCACCATGCGGATCAAGGGATGGGAACGCGAGCTCCGGCTCGTGGTGGAGAAGCATATTGCCTTGCCGTCGGCCTATGGCATCTCCGACTGCTACATCATCGCCGACGACGCCGTGGAAGCCGTCACCGGCAAGCGGATGTTCACCGGGGCGCGAGGCTACCGCACGGCGGCCGGCGCCGCGAAAAAGCTGCGCAAGCGCGGCTTCCTGACCGTCGCGGATGCCTTCGCGGCTCGCTTCGCCGAGATCCCGGCGATGATGGCGCAGCGCGGCGACATCGGCGTCATCCACCAACCGAACGGCGACGTGACCGGGGGCGTGTTCACCGGGCTCGGCTTCTTCACCCGCGACGGTGACCGCGCCGTGTTCCTGCCCTGCACCGATGTCGCGCGCGCCTTCCGGGTCGACTGACAGATGCCCTTCATCGCCCCGATCATAGGAGCCGTTGGCGCCGCCATCGGCGCCGTCGGTTCGTTCGTCGGCAGCCTCGGCATCGTCGGCCAGGCGCTGCTCGGCATCGGCGCCAGCGTGCTCTCCAGCGTCATCCAGAAGGAGACGGCCGGAAAGGCGGAGAAGCAGCCCGGCGGCGTGCAGTTCGAACGGCAATATGGCGGGGACGTGCCACGGCAGGTTGCCTGCGGCCTCGTCGGCATCGCCGGCCACGACACCTATGTGAACACCTTCGGGCCGGCAAACGGCATCCTTCAGCAGATCTACACGCTGTCGGACTTCCCCTGCCACGGGCTGTCGCGCGTCGCGATCAACGGCAAATGGGTGACGCTCGGCCCGGTCGGCGAAGACGGGATGCGGAAGGTCACCAGCGGCGAGTACGCCGACCTCATCCGCGTCCAGTTCGTCGATGGCACGCAGACCGCCGCGCTGGCGGGGCTTGTCAACTCGGCAAATCCGTCCGACCGGTGGACCGCCAATCACATCGGTGCCGGCGTCGCCTACGTCTACATCGCGCTGGCCTTCACCGAACCGCTCACCAACTTCCCCGACTTCTTCTTCGAGTTCTATGGCGCCCGGTTCTACGACTGGCGCAAGGATTCGACGGTCGGCGGCTCCGGCGGGCATCGTTGGGGCAACTACGCCACCTATGAGTTCACCGAAAACCCGGTGGTGATCGAATACAACTACCGGCGCGGCATCGCGTGGAACGGCGACATGTTCTGCGGCATGGCGATGCCGGCCGCCGACCTGCCGCTGGCGAAATGGACCGCGGCGGCGAACATCTGCGACGAGACGACGGACTACGGCACGCGCTACCGCTGCTCGATCATGCTCGACTGCACCGCCATGCACGGCGAGAACATCACGTCCCTGCAGCTGTCGTGCGGGGCCAAGAAGGTCGATGCGGTGGATGGGTCCTGGCCGCTGGTTGGCCATGACCAGGCGGTGGTCGCCACCATCACCGACGACGACCTGATCGTGGGCGTGCGGGGGCGCTGGACGGCGCGCCGTTCGATGAGCGATCTGGTCAACCGGGTCTACGGCACGTTCCCGAACCCCGACAATCTCTGGTCGCCCGCCGACTATGAACT contains:
- a CDS encoding phage portal protein, translating into MRILDFFRRSEPAAAAGAHVSPQASGSGFLSLDDPRVIEFLRFGDVTATGITVNVERALKNPAMFRAVSIISFAIGMLPLQLIHEETKKKATDHPLYRVLHRRPNGWQSAFDFRTLMQLRALVKGNGYALVLRSTDLRNRGAEKVGGLVPLDPDRMEPKQLDDWSVVYDYQPKTGARRRYQARDILHLRGLSLDGITGLSTVKQAAEPIALALAAELAAGRVFKNGALVSGALKHPGKLSDPAFERLKASLAEKEGAENAGKNLILEEGMDWASVSSSAKDAQLIEIRKMQIEEIGRATGVPRPLLMMDDTSWGSGIAELGRFFVQFALTPWFEAWQQACERTLLSDAEADALTVKFNAGALLRGSVKDQGEFFAKALGAGGQPGFMTQNEVRDMLDMPRVEGGDELSKGAMGHNGGPALDDPEDDTAPKPKRSPKKDEGDED
- a CDS encoding head maturation protease, ClpP-related — protein: MKTDRPRVMAAARPDAMPLPIRQDVHAFTKPEVFDRWSDTAAGVRALTVGDNVITMFDVIGEDYWSGGGVTAKKVASQLKAIGDRPVEVQINSPGGDMFEGIAIFNVLREHPQDITVKVMGMAASAASIIAMAGDHVEMGAASFLMIHNCWVLAIGNRHDMRETAEWLEPFDQAMVDLYAARTSQKPADIAKWMDAETYMSGSQAVERGFADALLASDQITTDEKAQSADRNINELRAMELQLVSAGMSRSAARARINKIKGTPGAAPNDPTPGAGEDDWSGIADLIATLRTS
- a CDS encoding phage major capsid protein, coding for MRTFLYVALACAAVLALGHILPADASPLTHGVAMAVFAMPAAKPRLPRIAVETTMLRPVPRAVKAMPRADVSDPKAMIAALQKAFDDFKAANDEKLKGKADVVLDEKVDRINSAVDGFQKAIDDLNAKLAAQAAGGSVIGDLPADPEYVAAFKAHMRKGDVQAAISKGVDSEGGYLAPVEWDRTITGKLKEVSPIRDNARVMSITTSGFKKLFTDRAVGSGWVGETAARPATSTPAFAILDFVPGEIYANPAITQQALDDAAIDLEQWLAGEVNTEFARQEGIAFLSGNGTNKPFGILTYVTGAANAAKHPWGAIEVVNSGAAAALTSDGFISLFYSVPTAYRSGAKLYTNRQTMAAARKLKDGQDNYLWQPSYAQGQPATLAGEPIVEIPDMPAVAADAIAALYGNMEETYLVVDRIGIRVLRDPYTNKPFVHFYTTKRVGGGVFNPEPMRALKIAAAA
- a CDS encoding head-tail connector protein; translated protein: MPNVVVTETGPLLSLEEVKQHLRVDHGDDDALITTYMDAAVLHVLMYCNLSLVPLGAEAQFKVAALMTAADFYDNRAEVAPGPVASVPLPASARRLVDPYRHLRV
- a CDS encoding phage head closure protein, whose product is MPAAGDLRERVHFQSREMIDDGYGNEQSGPWTTRFTVAAGFRPLRGGEAVMASRLESRQPYIVTVRQSSDTRGVSTDWRIVDARNTGRVFAISAAPTDPDGKRAWLEILAIEGMPS
- a CDS encoding HK97-gp10 family putative phage morphogenesis protein, whose translation is MRSPPMARSSIVGLAKLHRKIAKLPEQARTDIRAAMEKVAEQIVDLARSLVPTVSGDLRDSIGWTWGRPPRGSISLGTVARAKLGASMTITIYAGNDEAFYARWVEFGTAAHVNGGLFAGTRNPGTQARPFFYPAFRAHRRIARREVRKAIRSAARKVAKQ
- a CDS encoding DUF3168 domain-containing protein, with product MIDPVLELQGVITARLKANDDLRALIDRRVYDSVPRDRDGGVTAKFPYVSFGPTTELQDDADCIAATEFTLQIDAWSREPGFPEVRRIAKAVKAALHEQEITLAENALATFEWWRADVIRAPDGITSHAAITFRGVIEQS
- a CDS encoding phage tail tube protein, coding for MAKPTTMKGGQVRVLIGNDEDPIVYAAPCGFTERSVTLSKNLEEVVIPDCDDPDAVDWVGRDASSLSMAISGEGVMAEQSVETWLDAWENPNSVPVKVEWGFPNKTITWTGLMHVESIEATGANGQRVRKSISMQSDGEMARVVTPNA
- a CDS encoding gene transfer agent family protein encodes the protein MRDASLTLDWADGTYAFRLGWAELEKLQEACDAGPYVVLQRLRTGTWRVGDVAHVVRLGLIGGGMTPVDALKKARAYVEARPPAENLLPAQAILSAGVVGAPEEDDGSDRPAPNDADRVDDLPNGKIRMATVYGLGAAMGFTPQQVGAMSLWQFMAAVKGYAKANNPDDGKSLTAAEEDALWAVVAEG
- a CDS encoding tape measure protein, translated to MATDIEKLVVQMSADIKGFERELRKAQGIGERRATAIERRFQQMNKRISASLGSSVSLGGLAGAVGLGISIADFVETTKRIDSLRQSLKAITGSEAEAAREMQFVTETAEKLGLELLSTGEAYASLMAATKDTTLEGEATRDIFVAVANAMSTLGKSSADTEAALLAVQQMVSKGKVSAEELRGQLGERLPGAFKAAADALGITTAELDEMLQKGQVTAEVLLPRLAKRLEELYSVDRKSTLTAEINRLNNAVTDLYRTLADTGAIGLVTSALKDLANIIKEIAAYSQLVGQGRFGEAFAVDPAGAARMKLRLGQGTALTDDQSAAWDQAFGMTGSAPSTVTVNKPAPPAFAPAAEKQRLDSYQRLTAAIKERTGAIEAETAAQASLNPLMNDYGFAVEKARAEYDLLTAAQEAGLSITPELRAQIDTLATAYANASAASEQLRESQGRLQQAAADFNEMGRGVLSGFIADFTNAETRADALNNAIGRIVDSLAEMALSSVFKPQGSGSGGLFGAFFSALTGGTSGTTSGYAGASALYDEGGYTGDGGKHDVAGAVHRGEYVFSKAAVQRLGADNLEMLHLMGKKGYADGGFVGGLSMPRISRRGGASRGAGAVLSFSPVTNIDATGSQVSRQEIAGMLAQRDKALMAGVQRAMPGWIVSARKRNVGI
- a CDS encoding DUF2163 domain-containing protein; the encoded protein is MITLPSDVLALLDAGRISIRGMIRFDLGTGTYGFIRSVQPLTWSGVTYLPGGLISVSDLSASMDGSAQAFTVKLAASADDGLTPEVLLTIEAEDYRDRPVTIYDAYFHPDTGALLHVQALKRGYIDTIDHIDDPEDGYTLEAKCESRALDYTRTNGRRRTVVDQARRAPGDLFFEHTAMRGREEIFWGREKAAAPPPQVPRSTTPRRR
- a CDS encoding DUF6950 family protein, giving the protein MRIKGWERELRLVVEKHIALPSAYGISDCYIIADDAVEAVTGKRMFTGARGYRTAAGAAKKLRKRGFLTVADAFAARFAEIPAMMAQRGDIGVIHQPNGDVTGGVFTGLGFFTRDGDRAVFLPCTDVARAFRVD